A segment of the Neochlamydia sp. S13 genome:
GTGGTTTGCTAAAGTTTGTAACTTAAAAAGACTATTTACGTGGAGAATGTTTTTAACTCTATTAATTAAGGATTCATTATAATGGGATGCTTTTTTTTTAACTTTAATCCTTTTAATTGTATAGATCTGCGCCCTTGGCGTCTTATTACTGAGTCCCCTCCCTCAATAAAAACGATACCAGAAGAATTGATTGTGCATATTTTTTCTTTTCTCTCCCCCAAAGAGCTTGTGAATGCTCAGCAAGTATGTAAACGCTGGAAAAGAATAGGAGATGAAGAGACATTGTGGAAAAGACATCATCAACAGCATTTCAAAGACAAACCCTTACATATTAGCTTTTACCCAAAAATACTTCGGTCTTTTAGAAATAGTTATCTTGTTTATAGCTGGAGCGAATCAATAGACCGGAAAATTAAGCTAGAGGCTGCCGCTTTGCGCGCTCATCCTGAATATAATGAAAGAAATTTTTCCGAGCTGCTGGTATTGATGAATCAAAGTCAAAGCTTTAATCATTAAAAAAGCTTAAGGTTGTAAGGGGAGGCCGGCAAAGAGAATAATGCTGATAAGATAATCTGTATAAATATCAAGAAGATCAAGTTTCATTTTTTCCTCCTCTTCTCAAAGGAAAAATATATCCTTGGAATAATTTTTTCAACTCCTCTAGGCGTAAGGTGAGTAACTTAAAAAGACTATCTGCGTTGAGAATGTTTTTTAACTCTATTAATCAAGGATTCATTATAATGGAATGCTTTTTTTTTTAACTTTAATCCTTTTAATTGTATAGATCTGCGCCCTTGGCGTCTTATTACTGAGGCCCCTCCCTCAATAAAAACGATACCAGAAGAATTGATGGTGCATATTTTTTCTTTTCTCTCCCCCAAAGAGCTTGTAAATGCTCAGCAAGTATGTAAACACTGGAAAAAAATAGGAGATGAAGAGACATTGTGGAAAAGACATCATCAACAGCATTTCAAAGACGAACCCTTACATATTAGCTTTTATCCAAGAGTAGTTCGGTCTTTTAGGAATAGTTATCTTGTTTATAGCCGGAGCGAATCAATAAGACGGGAAGTTAAGCTAGAGGATGCCGCTTTGCGCGCCCATCCCGATTATAAGGGAAGAGATTTTTCCGAGATGCTGGTATTGATGAATTAAAGTCAAAGCTTTAATCATCAAAAGAGCTTAAGGTTGTAAGGGGAGGCCGGCAAAGAGAATAATGCTGATAAGATAATCTGTATGAATATCAAGAAGATCAAGTTTCATTTTTTTCTCCTCTTCTCAAAGGAAAAATATATCTTTAGAATAATTTATTCAACTCATCTGTGCGTAAGGTGTGTAACTTAAAAAGACTATTTGCGTTGAGAATGTTTTTAACTCTATTAATCAAGGATTCATTATAATGGGATGCTTTTTTTTTAACTTTAATCCTTTTAATTGTATAGATCTGCACCCTTGGCGTCTTATTACTGAGTCCCCTCCCTCAATAAAAACGATACCAGAAGAATTGATTGTGCATATTTTTTCTTTTCTCTCCCCCAAAGAGCTTGTGAATGCTCAGCAAGTATGTAAACACTGGAAAAGAATAGGAGATGAAGAGACATTATGGAAAAGACATCATCAACAGCATTTCAAAGACAAGCCCTTACATATTAGCTTTTGTCCAAAAAAACCTCGATCTTTTAGGAATAGTTATCTTTTTTATAACCACAGGAAATCAATAAGACGGGAAGTTAAGTTAGAGACTGCCTCTGTGCGCGCCCATCCAGATTATAAGGGCAGGGATTTTTCCGAGCTGCTGTTATTGATGAATCAAAGTCAAAGCTTTAATCATCAAAAGAGCTTAAGGTTGTAAGGGGAGGCCGGCAAAGAGAATAATGCTGATAAGATAATCTGTATAAATATCAAGAAGATCAAGTTTCATTTTTTTCTCCTCTTTTCAAAGAAAAAATATATCCTTAAAACAATTTATTCAACTCATCTGTGCTTAAGGTGTGTTTCTAAGTTGAGTGAATTAATTTAATGACCAGAAGAAGTCTTCGCCTCTCTCTCGTAATTATCGATGGAAGTGATGCGAGAGGAGTTAATTTTTAACAAGAAAAGCAAGCAAGAGAAAATGGATAAAATATTTGCTAGGTAATAAGCACAAAAAATATGTGGTAATTATTAGCATTTTTCTTACTGACACTTTGATCTTTACTGCAGGTTTTCTCTTAGATTATTTAACAGAAAAAACCCAATTGAGGTTATTGGGTTTTTCTGTTAAATTAGCCATAAAGAGATTAACTATGAAAAAGTTGACTACCCTTCACAGCCTACATTCACTTCTTACTAGCCCCTTCTTCACCGTAGCTCAAATCAAACAGCTAGGAGTATCCCCTGCTCGTCTTGCCTACTATATAAAAAAGAAACAGATTAAACGCCTAAGCCGTGGGATTTATCAAAGCAGCGACTATCAAGGCTCACCAGAAATTTTTCAATGGGAGGATCTTATCGAAGCTGTAAATTCTGTACCAGGAGGAGTAATTTGCCTAGTCTCTGCTTTAGCTATCTATGAGATGACAGAGGAAATCCCGCGAAAACACTGGATTGCCATCTCCCATAGCACATCGATGACCAGGGAAGGCTCTATAAAAATTGTAAGATTTAGGAATATGGAACTTGGAAAAACAGAAGTAGAGCTAGGAGGTATTCGACTTCCTATATTTGAGCGCGAACGCACCATTATAGATGCTTTTAGACTTTTAAGCCGAGAAACTGCTATTAAAGCACTCAAAATGGCACTCTTAAAAAAAGGAAATAAAATAGATTTAAAGAAACTTCAGACCTATGCAAAAAAGCTTAGATTTAATATTGATCCTTATTTGATTACAGCTACCACATGAACGAGCAAGCATTAAAGAACCGCCTCCAGGTTATCTCCATAGAAAAAGGCATACATTTTAATGAATGCTGGAAGAAACTTCTTCTTGAGCGCTTTTTAGTGCGGCTATCACATTCAACACATGCCCCAAATTTCATTTTTAAAGGAGGATCTCTTCTTGCCTATTTCTTGCATATAGGCAGGGAAACCACCGATCTTGATTTTTTACTTACCAACATGAAGGCCGGCCAAGAAGAAACAAAACAAGCCATTGAGCAAATTGCTGCCATAGAGTTAAAAGATGGATTTTCTTTCAAGTATGCTGGTATAGATATTTTAGAGCAGCCGCATATGGATTATTCGGGCTATCGCGTGCATTTAAAGGCGACATTTGGTCGTATGAAAGATAAAATTCATATCGATGTCGGCGTAGGAGATATAGTAAAGCCCTTTAGCCAAGATATTTATCTTTTTCAGTATAAAGGTCATCCTTTATTTGAAGAAGAAGTATCCTTAATGGTTTATCCTCCGGAAACAATTTTTGCTGAAAAGCTCGAGACAGTGATTTCCAAAGGAACGGCTAATAGCCGCATGAAGGATTATCATGACCTGCTCTTGCTAATACTCGATGATATACTTTTTTATTCTTGACAGTTAGGCAACTTTTCTTGATGACTCAAAAGTTACATTTTCTTGTACTGCATTTAAATGTTTACGAGAAGGCCTTAAAACAAAGATTTCATCTAGCGTCTTTTCGAAATCACGGAAGAGTTCTTTTGAATTTTCATGCTCAACAATTTCTCTTATAACTTGACATAAAGCATCCACTCTAGACTTTTCTACTAGGCTCCCCAAGGTTGCTAAAGGGAGTTTGTTCTTAATGAAATTTGTTTGAGACAAATGAAAAAGAAAGCAGTGGTCAAACAGCAGGCTTAGAATCAAAGGTCGCTCTGATCCCTCAACGCCGCACTGTTTGGCCAAACTGCAAAACCCACAATGACTACTCCAATCCTCAATAAAAACCTCTACTAACCATCTTAAAGTATATCCTTGCATCACATCTTTCATATTCCATGAAAGATTTGCAGCCATAAGATAGCGATACTCATTTTCGCCCTCATATTTAAGGGCTATTACAAATCGTTTTTTGTGGTGAGAAGGAACATACAATCTTGCTCCCCCGGCTTGCACCACATTTTTTTTATCACCGCGAATGAAAATTTCCTGATTCCAGCCTTTGTAGGCTTCAAAGAATTCTTGGCACGAGAGAGATTTTTTACCCCGCATGACTTTTTGATTCTTTCTAAGCTGAGTAATGATTTGCACTCCAGGCCAAATACCTTCTACTCCATCTACAAACAAGCCGTTGCCGTAAAGAGCATCAGCCAGTACACAAGTGACCTTAAAAGCAGGAAATTCACAAGCAAAATTTTTAAGTAATTGTAAAGCTAATGTATACTTTTTTGGATATTCTAATGACCTTTTAGGCTCTTTGGGACGGTCTTTTTTTAAAATTCCCAACTTTTTTAGCTTCCTCACTTCCTGTTGCCATCTTGTGAGTACGGGATCGGGAGAATAAAAGGCAAAGGAGACGGGAATGCAAAATTTTTTAGTCACTAGCTGAAGAAATATTATATTTTGACCACAAAAATAACCACTTGTTTTTTTATCCCGGATTTTATGTAAATGATGCAATTTCTCAGCATTTTTTGATCGACTGTGATCTTTATCATCGATAATAAGAACCCCTTCTGTGATGCCATGTTTATGCAGGACCGCGCGAACACTACAAATTAGCAGCCTATTCCAAGCAATCTTAGCACGTCTAAACATGGCCGATAAAGCCATCTTTTTATAACTTTTAAGCCCAGCCCTTTCAAATTTTGCCCAACAGATTGAATTAGTAACTAATATTCCCATCAAACAAAAGGCTAGCCAACACCATTGAATTTTGGATAAATTATTATGAGGATTTTCTTGCTTGAGAGCCACTTCAAGTTGATTTAAATATTCTTTAATAAAGGGAAGCGGTTGGGAAAACATAGACGAAAAATTATTTTTAATGAGTTGATAAGGTATAACAATATTTTATTAAAAATTAGTCAACAAGAAAAAAGTACATCATCGAGTAATACGCGATTCAAAACTCATCAATTTCAACATTCTAAAAGAGGCCATAACTGACACGTTTAAAAATCGAAAGAGAACGCTTGAGCTTCTAAGTTTTGATGAACCAGATCTTAAATCTCTTCAAAAGCTTTGGGCCGCACATTTAAAAAACCTTGGGAACATCGCGCAAGAGCTCAACCTTCCAAAAGAAATGCACAGCACTATAAAGGAAATAAATGATTATATAGCACAGCTAGGCTTAGCTTAACTTAAAACTTAAGCGTAGGCTGCTTTTTTTAGAAAGTTTAAAATTTTAAAACGTTTGCCTTTCTTTTCAAGATCCATCCGGCATTTAACTTCTTTGTAATACGTTGAGCCTATTTCCTACAGATTAATTTATGGGCATTTACTTAATAGCCAGAAGTACATTTCTCCTATATTGCGATTCCTCTATCTAGATAAAGAGCCTTGGAGCTATGTGTAAAAAAGATTATTGTACCTCAGGAAAATCTAAGCAAAGCTTTGAGGTTAGAAAGTGCTAAAGCTAAGATAAGAAAAGTAATAAGCAAGTGATCGATGCTAGCTAGGCAATTTGGGAAGTAACTGTAGAAAAAATTAGACGACAACTAGTAGAGCAAATGTAAGATAGATATATCAAATCTTTAAGGTTTTATTGAGAGAGGCAAAGGACTCTGTCCTTGATGCTAAAAAGAAGGATTGAGTCCTTGCCCTCGTCAGCTTAAAAAAAATTAATGAACATTTCTCCATATAGCTTTTTTGGAGCCTTGTCCATTTAGAATTTCATAATGACTTTTGGTCACCTGCTTATCCTGCCAATACCAATCTGTCTTAGTAGTATTGCCAATATAGCTTGTGCAAGGACCATGTTTTTGCCCTTTAACCCAGCTAGTTTCTTGAACCACAGTTTTACCATCGCGATAACGACGCTCCACGCCATGTTTACGCCCCTCCACATAAGAGACCTCGGCAATTTTTTCACCATTCGCATACTCTATTGTGATGCCAGACTGTACTCCATTGTTCCACTCTTCCTTTGTGCAAGGTTCGCCAGCTGGCATATAGGTTCTAAGCTGACCATGTATCCTACCATTCGCATAAGGAATAACTTCTTTAGGAGTGCCGTTTTGATGATATGTCGTACGTAAAGTTTGCTGCCCTTTCTCGATGGTATCTACAGAAACAAGAAGGCCATAATTATCACGACGTATACGTTTACCATGATAGTTCACCACTTGAGATTCAAGTTGATTGTCGGGCCCATAGTAAGAACCTTGAAAAAGAAGATTACCTTGAAACTCTTCCTTAGATTTAGGACCTCCTGATTCGTACCAGGTAAGGACAGTGCGGTTTTGCGGTGTGTGATAAAATATTTCTTCTTGAGGAGCACCGGAAAGATAAAAAATGGAGGTTTTTTGCAAAACGCCATTGGCATAGGTTTCTACTTTTTCGATAGCAGAGCTATGAGGATAAGAATAGGTTGTATCTCCATCCAGAACACCGGAATTATAAGTTTTGGTAACGACTACCCCATTGGCTAAAGAAGAGAGAATTTGCCCATGATGGCCACTATCACTCCAATCTTTAGGGCTCACTGGTACACCATAGCGATGCACATAAGTTTCATTAATTACGTCAGGTGAAAAAGAAGATTTTTCTACTTGATGGCATCCCGATAAAGCTATAGCAACCCATGAAAGGCCTAAGAGAGAAACATATTTACTACGCATAAATTCACCTCTAAACATTAATTTTTATAATTTTATAATTGTTTCTTGCAAGACACATGCATGCTCATTGTCAACTTCTTCCTGCGATAAAGTCTTTTGGTCATCTCGATAGAGAAAGCGAAAAGTCATATTTTTCAAGCCGGCTCCTAATTTTTCACTACGATAAATATCTAGCAACTTTACACTTTTAAGAAGCTTTGACGATATAGGAACAAGATCTAAAATGTGTTGAAAGGAAATTTCCTCTTTTACTGTCACTGTCCAATCTCTTTGCGAGCCTGGATAGATAGGAATATCCTTGATCACATAGTCTTCTTGGCGCACACTAAATAGATCATATACATTTAACTCAGCAAAGTAAATCCTTTGCTGGACATCTAGACGTCTGCAAATGGAAGGATGAATTTCTCCCATTGAGCCGATTTCTAAAGAATCAACAAAAATAGCTACCTGGCGGCCTGAATGAAAAGTTTTCAAATCATTTGGCTTAAAAGAAACATTAAACACACGTAATTCCTTAAGCATGTTTTCGATCATTCCTTTCAAATCATAAAAATCAAATTCTCGTTCCTTAGTCGCCCAAGTTTGAGAAGAAGCTTTTCCAGCTAAAACGATGCCTATGACCGATTGATCTTTATATTGTTCTCCTTCTTTATAATGAATGCGACCGATTTCAAATCCGGCTATATCATGATTTTGATGGGCAGCATTATATTTGACCAGCTGTAAAAGGCCTGGTAGCAATGAAGTTCTTAAGGTCGACTGTTCCACAGAGATAGGATTTAAAACTTTAATTGTTTCTAAAGCATTTGTTTGTAGGTTAAGAGTATCTAAAATTGAAGCACCAATCAGATCGCAAGTGATAAACTCTTGCAATCCTTCCCCTATCAAACGCTCTTTAATGGCTCTTTCAAAAAGAAATAAAGGAGCATGAGGAATAGTCGCATTCTTGTACATAGGCTGGGAGCGGCTAATATTATCATACCCGTAAATACGGGCAACTTCTTCGATAAGATCCACTTCGCTTAGCACATCGACGCGATAAGTGGGAACTGTCACACAAAAGTTGTCCTGTCCGTCCCAGGTATAAATAAAGCCTAAGCGTTTAAATATAGCTTCCACCTCACTTACAACTAGATGAGTGCCTAAAAGGCCATTTATCTTGCTTAAACGGCAGCTAACTAGCTTTTCAGCAAACACTTGTTCTTTAATATCGAGAGGCTCTTGTGCAACTTTTCCTAAAGTTAGCTGTTGAATCAGCATGGCTGCACGATTTAAAGCCCATAATACAGCATGAGGATCGGCACCTCTTTCAAAACGCTTGGAGGAATCTGTTTGGAGGCCAAGACGTTTGCTTGTTTTACGAATGGATTTTCTTTCAAAATAAGCTGCTTCTAACAAGATGTGCTGGGTAGAAAGAGTGACTTCAGAGTTGCTACCCCCCATGATACCGGCAAGCGCAATCCCTTTTTCTTTATCAGCAATCAGTAAATCTTCAGCGCTTAACAGGCGGTTCTTTTCATCAAGAGTAGTGAAAATTTCTCCCTCTTTAGCGGTGCGCACAACAATAGTATGTTCGCTGATCTTGTCATAGTCAAAAGCATGTAAAGGCTGTCCACATTCCAAAAATACATAATTGGTAATATCAACGATGTTGTTAATGGAACGAATGCCGCTAGCTTTCAAACGTTTTTTCAACCAATCGGGAGACGGGCTCACTTTAACATCCCTTATCACGCGACAAGCATAGCGCAAGCATTTTTCCTTATCTTGCACAGCAACTTTTATTAACTCTGCTGTATGTAAAGATGGATCTTCAGAAAAGGAGATTTCAGGTAAAACAAGAGGCAATTCTAAGACGGCTGCTAATTCCCTTGCTACACCTATCACACTACTGCAATGTCCTAGA
Coding sequences within it:
- a CDS encoding F-box protein, yielding MGCFFFNFNPFNCIDLRPWRLITESPPSIKTIPEELIVHIFSFLSPKELVNAQQVCKRWKRIGDEETLWKRHHQQHFKDKPLHISFYPKILRSFRNSYLVYSWSESIDRKIKLEAAALRAHPEYNERNFSELLVLMNQSQSFNH
- a CDS encoding F-box-like domain-containing protein, whose amino-acid sequence is MPEELMVHIFSFLSPKELVNAQQVCKHWKKIGDEETLWKRHHQQHFKDEPLHISFYPRVVRSFRNSYLVYSRSESIRREVKLEDAALRAHPDYKGRDFSEMLVLMN
- a CDS encoding F-box protein, coding for MGCFFFNFNPFNCIDLHPWRLITESPPSIKTIPEELIVHIFSFLSPKELVNAQQVCKHWKRIGDEETLWKRHHQQHFKDKPLHISFCPKKPRSFRNSYLFYNHRKSIRREVKLETASVRAHPDYKGRDFSELLLLMNQSQSFNHQKSLRL
- a CDS encoding type IV toxin-antitoxin system AbiEi family antitoxin domain-containing protein, with product MKKLTTLHSLHSLLTSPFFTVAQIKQLGVSPARLAYYIKKKQIKRLSRGIYQSSDYQGSPEIFQWEDLIEAVNSVPGGVICLVSALAIYEMTEEIPRKHWIAISHSTSMTREGSIKIVRFRNMELGKTEVELGGIRLPIFERERTIIDAFRLLSRETAIKALKMALLKKGNKIDLKKLQTYAKKLRFNIDPYLITATT
- a CDS encoding nucleotidyl transferase AbiEii/AbiGii toxin family protein; amino-acid sequence: MNEQALKNRLQVISIEKGIHFNECWKKLLLERFLVRLSHSTHAPNFIFKGGSLLAYFLHIGRETTDLDFLLTNMKAGQEETKQAIEQIAAIELKDGFSFKYAGIDILEQPHMDYSGYRVHLKATFGRMKDKIHIDVGVGDIVKPFSQDIYLFQYKGHPLFEEEVSLMVYPPETIFAEKLETVISKGTANSRMKDYHDLLLLILDDILFYS
- a CDS encoding transposase, giving the protein MFSQPLPFIKEYLNQLEVALKQENPHNNLSKIQWCWLAFCLMGILVTNSICWAKFERAGLKSYKKMALSAMFRRAKIAWNRLLICSVRAVLHKHGITEGVLIIDDKDHSRSKNAEKLHHLHKIRDKKTSGYFCGQNIIFLQLVTKKFCIPVSFAFYSPDPVLTRWQQEVRKLKKLGILKKDRPKEPKRSLEYPKKYTLALQLLKNFACEFPAFKVTCVLADALYGNGLFVDGVEGIWPGVQIITQLRKNQKVMRGKKSLSCQEFFEAYKGWNQEIFIRGDKKNVVQAGGARLYVPSHHKKRFVIALKYEGENEYRYLMAANLSWNMKDVMQGYTLRWLVEVFIEDWSSHCGFCSLAKQCGVEGSERPLILSLLFDHCFLFHLSQTNFIKNKLPLATLGSLVEKSRVDALCQVIREIVEHENSKELFRDFEKTLDEIFVLRPSRKHLNAVQENVTFESSRKVA
- a CDS encoding toxin-antitoxin system YwqK family antitoxin, whose translation is MRSKYVSLLGLSWVAIALSGCHQVEKSSFSPDVINETYVHRYGVPVSPKDWSDSGHHGQILSSLANGVVVTKTYNSGVLDGDTTYSYPHSSAIEKVETYANGVLQKTSIFYLSGAPQEEIFYHTPQNRTVLTWYESGGPKSKEEFQGNLLFQGSYYGPDNQLESQVVNYHGKRIRRDNYGLLVSVDTIEKGQQTLRTTYHQNGTPKEVIPYANGRIHGQLRTYMPAGEPCTKEEWNNGVQSGITIEYANGEKIAEVSYVEGRKHGVERRYRDGKTVVQETSWVKGQKHGPCTSYIGNTTKTDWYWQDKQVTKSHYEILNGQGSKKAIWRNVH
- the pheT gene encoding phenylalanine--tRNA ligase subunit beta; its protein translation is MKISLNWLREYISIDLPPLEIAKALTSAGLEVEKIETLGEGFEGVVVAEVLTVEKHPEADKLCVAQVTDGQETYQVVCGASNCRPGIKTALARVGASLTDDSGKRFKIKKSKLRGIESSGMLCGADELGLGDQEHEGIIELEDHLPVGTDLAILMSDTLFEIGLTPNLGHCSSVIGVARELAAVLELPLVLPEISFSEDPSLHTAELIKVAVQDKEKCLRYACRVIRDVKVSPSPDWLKKRLKASGIRSINNIVDITNYVFLECGQPLHAFDYDKISEHTIVVRTAKEGEIFTTLDEKNRLLSAEDLLIADKEKGIALAGIMGGSNSEVTLSTQHILLEAAYFERKSIRKTSKRLGLQTDSSKRFERGADPHAVLWALNRAAMLIQQLTLGKVAQEPLDIKEQVFAEKLVSCRLSKINGLLGTHLVVSEVEAIFKRLGFIYTWDGQDNFCVTVPTYRVDVLSEVDLIEEVARIYGYDNISRSQPMYKNATIPHAPLFLFERAIKERLIGEGLQEFITCDLIGASILDTLNLQTNALETIKVLNPISVEQSTLRTSLLPGLLQLVKYNAAHQNHDIAGFEIGRIHYKEGEQYKDQSVIGIVLAGKASSQTWATKEREFDFYDLKGMIENMLKELRVFNVSFKPNDLKTFHSGRQVAIFVDSLEIGSMGEIHPSICRRLDVQQRIYFAELNVYDLFSVRQEDYVIKDIPIYPGSQRDWTVTVKEEISFQHILDLVPISSKLLKSVKLLDIYRSEKLGAGLKNMTFRFLYRDDQKTLSQEEVDNEHACVLQETIIKL